The DNA sequence TCTCATCCCCGATGCCGACACCGCCATGATGGACCCGTTTAGCGAACACCCCACGTTGAGCTTCGTCTGCAACGTATTGGACGCGATCACCCGTCAGCCCTACTCCCGCGATCCAAGATATATAACTCAGAAAGCCGAGAAATATTTAAAGTCCACCGGCCTCGCCGACATCAGCTACTGGGGCCCCGAGATCGAATTCTTCATCTTTGACAGCATTCGGTTCGACCAGAACCACCACGAAGGTTACTACCACATCGACTCCAGCGAAGGGTTCTGGAACTCCGGCGCTGGCGCCCCCAACCTAGGCAACAAGATCAGATACAAAGAAGGCTACTATCCCGTGCCGCCCATGGATCAGTACCAAGACCTGCGCTCCCAGATGGTCTTGAACTTAGAGAAATGCGGCATCAAGATAGAAGTCCATCACCACGAAGTCGCCACCGCCGGCCAGACCGAGATCGACATGCGCTTTGACACCATGACCCGGATGGCCGACAAGGTGTTGCTGTATAAGTATGTCGTCAAGAACACCGCCAAACAAAGAGGCAAGGTTGTCACCTGCATGCCCAAGCCGCTGTTCCAAGACAATGGTTCCGGCATGCACTGCCACCAGAGCCTGTGGAAGGCCGGCAAGAACATATTCTACGACAAGAAGGGCTACGGCCTGATCAGCGAGACCGCTCGCTACTACATCGGCGGCCTACTCAAGCACGCCCACGCGCTGTGCGCGTTTATCGCGCCGACGACCAATTCCTATCGCCGACTGGTTCCCGGCTACGAAGCGCCGATCAACTTGGTCTACTCGGCAAGAAACCGCAGCGCCTGCGTGCGCATCCCGATGTATTCCACCAGTGAGAAAGCCAAACGGTTAGAGTTCAGAACCCCCGATCCAAGCGCCAATCCGTACCTGGCGTTTCCAGCGATGATGATGGCGGGGTTGGACGGGATCAGAAACAAGATCGAGCCGCCCAAACCGATCGACAAGAACTTGTATGAGTTAGAGCCCGAAGAAGCGGCCAAGGTGAAATCGATGCCGGGGTCGCTGGACCAAGCGTTGGACGCCTTGGAGAAGGATCATGACTTCCTGCTCAAGGGCGACGTGTTCACCAAGGACGTCATCGAGACCTGGCTGGAGTACAAGCGCAAGCATGAAGTTGATGCCATCCGGCTGCGTCCCCATCCTTGGGAGTTCGCTCTCTATTTCGATATTTAAATAGCAACTGCGGCCGCTGGCGTGACCAGCGGCCGCACCCCAATCTAAAACTAGGGGGAAGCGATGAAAAAAATCGAAGCGATCATTAAGCCGTTCAAACTCGACGAAGTGAAACAAAAACTGACCTCGGTTGGAATTACCGGTATGACGATCACTGAGGTTAAAGGCTTTGGGCGCCAAAAAGGTCACACCGAACTTTATCGTGGCGCCGAGTACACGGTGGACTTTTTGCCCAAGGTCAAGATTGAAATTCTCGCCTCGGAAGAGATGACGCCGAAGATTGTCGAGGCGATTCTCGACTCGGCGCAGACCGGCAAGATCGGCGACGGAAAAATTTTCGTCTCCGATGTCGAAGATGTCATTCGCATCCGCACCAACGAGCGGGGCGAAGAAGCGATCAGTTAGTTTTACGCTTTTTTCTCAGAGCCAATTCCGGGCACGCAAAACATCACAGA is a window from the Deltaproteobacteria bacterium genome containing:
- the glnA gene encoding type I glutamate--ammonia ligase, yielding MSVKDALEMAKKNKVEIVDFKFIDVPGLWQHFSIPATDFDADKFEQGLGFDGSSIRGFQSINESDMILIPDADTAMMDPFSEHPTLSFVCNVLDAITRQPYSRDPRYITQKAEKYLKSTGLADISYWGPEIEFFIFDSIRFDQNHHEGYYHIDSSEGFWNSGAGAPNLGNKIRYKEGYYPVPPMDQYQDLRSQMVLNLEKCGIKIEVHHHEVATAGQTEIDMRFDTMTRMADKVLLYKYVVKNTAKQRGKVVTCMPKPLFQDNGSGMHCHQSLWKAGKNIFYDKKGYGLISETARYYIGGLLKHAHALCAFIAPTTNSYRRLVPGYEAPINLVYSARNRSACVRIPMYSTSEKAKRLEFRTPDPSANPYLAFPAMMMAGLDGIRNKIEPPKPIDKNLYELEPEEAAKVKSMPGSLDQALDALEKDHDFLLKGDVFTKDVIETWLEYKRKHEVDAIRLRPHPWEFALYFDI
- a CDS encoding P-II family nitrogen regulator; translation: MKKIEAIIKPFKLDEVKQKLTSVGITGMTITEVKGFGRQKGHTELYRGAEYTVDFLPKVKIEILASEEMTPKIVEAILDSAQTGKIGDGKIFVSDVEDVIRIRTNERGEEAIS